AAAGTCTTTTTtacctttaaaattacaatattaatttcttatagttataaatgaaaataaaatcaagttataaaaaataatgaaaatatctttttaaagataaaggaatatattttttttgtaataaaatatctaatattttataattttgtttatttaaatataaaaataataaacattacttattaattttaatcaaatattatattttatttttacgtaataagtatttaaaattaggactatttagtaattagtacttattatttaatatttactaaattactaattatattattcctgtcattgtagaaaggttgtaactttgtattttctctatgttttgtgtagagatcatcaaattaagtctatcaatatgtcacgtgatagaggaaatgaaaacttacctagtgaggatattggatggcattttggtactgcggtgaacgataatagacatgttattatgtgtaagttatgtggaAAGATAATCAAAGGGGGGCATTACatgcttgaaacaacacttggcacataaaaagggtcaagtagctagatgctcaaatgtgaccacacaagtaagagaacaaatgaagaaacatctacaacagtatgctgagaagaaaagagaaaaacaaaaaaggcaagaagaagcagaaacccaaattagaggagattttgagaatttgagtgatgaaaaagacttggaagaagaaagtataaGATTTGTTTGACAAGAAAGCATatgatcacaacaacaatgggaagaaaGACAAAGATTTTGAGCAAGAACAATTGGAAAGGGTAATATTTATAAAGAGGGAGGTagctctggcagtggtgctaccagtggtttcaatagagcaggaactcgatcttatagtggtcgagaagctggaggtagtagacgacaatggatcaatcctgatgcccctgaagttagactaaaggcaatggatcctattttagaaagaagcaagagtgcaaaacaaccaaaaatcgacactaagttactgaaaggtttaagaagtaaattaggaaaagcagttggaaaattcctaatttataattgGATTCCAGCGCCTGTAGCTGACTTTCCATTTATgtagcctatgcttgatattgctacAGAGGTtagaaagggggtgaagggtccatcgcCCTAtaagatatctgaaatttatttgaagcaagagtatcaagaaatgaacaATTATATAGCTTTTTTTTCTagaatttggaaggagagaggtgtaacacttatgtgtgatggttagTCAGGACCAACTAgcaaacacattataaactttttagtttattgcgatagaggtaccgtgtttcataaatcagtttatgcttctgatgtgccaagcagaacagctgaatattatttcaggtaattttctaattttaattttatatacaaatagtattatggacttgtatgtttttaattaaatagtaataattattgaatctataatttcatttcaaattaatggacgaggtggttgaagaaattggagaggagaatgttgtccaagtagtaaCTGATAATGAAGCTACAATGAAGGCAGGAGAAAAATTATTAATGCAAAAGAGGCCCAATCTTTATTGGatagcatgtgcagctcattgcatagaccttattcttgaagatattggtaagaaaagtaacatgaagaaggtcttagaagctGCAAAAACAacaacctcatttatttacaaccacatatgaacagtgaatttcatgaagaaattcacaaataatagagagttacttcgccctgccatcactcgatttgttacaaatttcattactttggagactattgttaggcataaacaaacattaagggaaatgtttacatctaatgcttggaaaaactcaagattTGGGATGGCAAAATCAAGCCCAACATATGATTccaagaaaattatcttaggcaaagagttttggcaaaaggcttatgatataattaaagtgtaaaaacccttggtgaaagttcttaaattggttgatggtgatgaaaaaccaaccataggCTTCATATatgaggcaattgatagggcaaagttggtcattcaaaaagattactggttttacaaagactattggaaaattattgacaaccggtggagttttcagttgcaccaagatttgcacgctgctggtaagtataaatcaaatacaatttcttattattttaacttttaaattatgcataattgcattacaaaactattgattaatatgtttctaaatttaattgtagaatattttttgaacccacaatttctttatgatgccccaccctctcctgaagttgctagagaagtcatggatggggttaaaaaagtgataaccaagttggtacctgATATAAATACTCAAATTCgagctattaatcaagtaagtattggttccattaaattgaataatgaattgttctagtttttttttttttttttttttaagaagggcggcacctccattatttattgatatcccctcacttttggcggaggaataccgtagttacaagacaatcaatgggagataacaaaagacaacacgttaaaaatctctcaaagaacaacatcaacatccagccaaaaatcAGGATACaaaaccaaacaaaacaaaacaaaataggacctacaaaacaaacctcatgcaacaaaacaaaataaaagataaacaacatagaGCATAAGATAAAATCAAAAGGAAaacagctaaacatacctcatataagtcgtactcaTCTGCTctaatttatacaaaccattgctaactctagggagttgactattatttgtaaacaaactattccttccCATAACACCTTGTCTAGCCAAGGCATCTACCACTTTGTTCCCTTTtttataccaatgatttatcgaaaaatctactccctccaataaaccaataaactGCTCCcgaaaatcccacaaataccacaaggagcacttccttgctcttatccaattaactacaatattcgaatcacattcaatatcgatacaggtatgtcccaaatttttgcaaatctttattccctccaacacagctctcaattcagctttattatttgaacaagtaccaaaatattttgaaaaactaatcaaaaaagaacctgtatggtctctaaggatgtcaccaccacccgccggccttGGGTTCCCCAGGCtactcccatccaaatttagtttcaaccttcattgcctcggttttagccatctcacactttgcatagttttaattctttcattcacaatttgcacttccagattctgcaatatccaAAAATCCGCATCCTTTAACTAAACCATTTCTATCATGTttctactcaaaacccccacccaatacttaatggagagtcACACATCactactactctctaattttcctcccattctagccacacatctccttctccacagcctccaaactactaaacaaggaatcaaacccatcaaagaACCGAGTTGAGAGaacctggaagccctattaaaccacatttggactctttctttccaactttgttgcctaaggaaaggaacacctacttcctccgaaaccttcctccaaacctcagaagcaaggtctcccttatttaacacatgcttcaaatcttctgattgcctcatctcacaacaagtacacgccgaaacaagtgaaacccccacctttctcaccttttcatcaacacttaggcactcaaaagcagccttccacatacagatatttcttcggtaaccatttgttccaaacccacttaacccaatcaaattttggagctctgaCTCTAATAACATCTcatgcggattttgtattaaaaCAACAATCCTTTTCCGAGAGCCATAACAgaatgtctgaagaatttctaaaatttcccaccttttccatcacttcatccgctttactaaaccccagaatcctctgcaaattttccacatcccacgcattattaataaccaaatcttttaatttgatatgagattgtgcatcatTTGGACAATCTACAAACAAAGATCCCGAATTTAGAAATTTATCATACCACaaatttacatctccttctctaaacTTCCACTTATATTTACTAAacagttcaggcataccctgcagaactttcctccaaaaggaagaatctgatccatgcgatctgcaaagagcaatatgtcctcctttcacatatttagttttaaaaaatctagtccataaagaattttgcgttaataaatgccaaccaaacttcatgaataaAGACCGTtacacttccgaaatgtcccttactcctatgcccccctcctccacaggaacacacaatttcttccaagccctctatttcattttttcttttccatccttaaatctcCAGAAAAAAGAAGCGAACATATCTTGAATCTTTTTAACCACCAGTTTCGATACATTTAGAACAACTAACAAATACAATGACgtacttgaaagcacatgtctcaacaaaacaagacgacctccttgagacaacaatTTACTTTTCTAGCTCTCAACTCTCTTActaattttttggattaaagggtcaaaatgacagcctttcaatttaccattcactattggcacacccaaatacgtaaaaggaaaatTACCCTCAATAAAACTAGTCTCTagaagaatttctcctttcctctgaaCACCTAATTTAacgaattgttctagtattctgtaatactttcaataataattattaatacatctaattaattaattatatttcataatcatccttttttagttgttgctatatcgagataggcaggagacttttggaaccctgTTGGCTTAAAGGgtagtgaaacaaacaaatcctggtaaatatggctatatagctaaataatggatgaatgactctattttctctctttatgttcaaatttgacttttgaaatatacgctatactaacataaaactctttttaattcaTGCAgttgaatggtggattcattatggcttgtgtgctcctaagctccaaagaatagcaatcagagttctcagccagaccacatcagcttcaaACTGTGAGCATAATTGGAGCAcatttagcctcatccatacgaaaataagaaatagattaaagtacatgagactacaaaaacttgttttcgtataTTACAACATGAgattaaagttaagacgtacaatgagaagaagccaacgagaaattaaAGAGgatttcaatcctatcaatttggactacattttcgaaaaagatgatcctttaagtcaatggttagaggagagagagacaccactgcTTGACGATCAgaacaattcaaattggttaaatgaagaagttggtggtactacaaaaggaggtgatcaaccaccaatgaACGCgaatgatgattcaagttcaagccctgaacgtacacaaagtgatgacaatcttggtttaagcccaccaagtgatgatgatggtaatagtggtgctggagttGGGGttgggggggtggcagtggtggtggtggtggaggcggcggtgtagaatataattatggatatgacacagggacatcatttgtaaGGGATATACAtacttctgatccttatggactacatgacatacctgaaaattatgacttgagTATTCCTCCaaggaaccaatcttcacaacccaggagaaggagtgctcgtggtgaccctagtgattctactgaagattcatatggtgtggttcgtagttttggcgactttggtttagatggttcatcatcacaatcatatggatctcatccagcatattcacattatgcatctcgtgactcacatttttatcctagtggatcagaaatctcaggatctagtgagtcttcttctacacactacccaaagccaacccctgccccaacttatggacattattcaggagaatcttcaccaccagtacattttcaagagcaacaacgaaatgacacaaacttgggtttattcaactatatatttccacaaggatggggagataatttcctatcccaatctcaagatacagatgcaaattatgaagaccctccacattattctttttggtggtgacatgtgttatgttataaatttgtaatattgtattcatgtattttcaactatttattgatatttgatattaatcactttttaaattcatgtatgtgtaatgtgtatattgagtattgagtctattgattcatttttagtaattttttgactttaattaattgattcttacatttctacatctttttactcattaaagtaatgtaaattataaaaaaatatatgtttttttttttaaaacaacgcactaaaattaatataaaaatcataatgcctattaaaaagcatttgtaggttaaatgaaagccttcaaaattcattaaaaatcatgtactAATGGATTTTgtgcttatttttcgattttggcatggttgtgcatgcgtgaaaaaaattcacgaccgttacgcctgCTTctcgttacgtaacacccgcgtctcccgcaACCCATGACACCCGCGACattacccgctaccgcgatttcgaaccatacTCACTAGATCTCCTTATTTAATGCCAATGTGTCTTGAGTATCTAATGTCCCAGCAACTTCTAATTACCCATAAGGAcattgaatttagataaaatgtaatataaaattgtattaaaatttattcaaatccacccaaattcaaatccaaagtcCAAAATTCATGAACACTACCTATATTACTTTTCAACCCTTAGCAACCTCGAGATAACTAGAGACATGAGATTCCTTCTAAAAATTCATCATCTCCCCTCATCTAACTATTGTGCTTGTATGTGTATTCTTTGTAAGGTCTGTTAATATGGGGATGCTTTTGTAGCTGGTCTTAGTCCTCTCTTCCCCTCCTTTATCAGAATAATTGGTCAACATTTTAAGTTAGCCTAATAGCCTCTACTAAACTATATCTATTAATGGATGAGCATTATAATACAAATTACTCCTACAAAAAGGCACTCAACAACACAAAGCAATTGGACATGTTCTACATATTGAACACACCTTCTTAGGTGCATCACAACCAATTCAACATGGTAAAATATTATAATTGAAGAGATTCAGTGGCAGCGCATCAATGTTAGTGCAAATTTTCGTATACGATTTGAGCAATTGATGCGATTGATCAAAATTTATCATAAGATCAATACCTCGAGTAATACTAAGACACGGAATAATCAAAACCCATTGAAGTGTTTCTCTTCGGACTTGTCCCGGGGCTCAAGCATCGCATGATGGGACATTTTCTAATGAGATATCAAATAATTAAAATATCAagatgaaaacacaaattaacaTGTTCCCATCATTGTATATACAAAGATAAGAAATTTTTTCAAGACTGGCAAAATTAGATGAAATATTTAGTTAGAAAGAGTAACTATTCAAAAGCCTTTCCTGTATTCCTTAGAAAATCGAAGTTTACGTTCATAAGTTTTGGTGATCCCCTCAATGCTGCACACTGCAGAGGGTTTGTATATGACATTGATGACTGACGAGCAATCTTAGCTCCATCAAGTTGGTCTTGTGATGTATCTCCAAACTTCACTTGTGAACTCCGGCAAATCTATGTCCTCGCATAAACACGCCAAAAATAAACCAAGACAGCTTATGTGATTTGTACTTGCCGATAATTAAATTTTTCGCCGATTCTACGATATTGTGTTGGGGGATTGCCCACGGCTGTCTAACACTATTTCAAATAACTCAGTATCAGACTCCTGGTCATAATCCGCTCCTTTGTTGTTCTTATTGCTATTACTGAGACTAGTTTTGGTTGTAGATCGATTGAGCCACTGCGAGTCGATTCTTCCCATGGAGAAAAGCTCTTTGCTGTCTTCATAGCCcagagcagcagcagcagcaggggAATTCACAAGAGGGCCAATGAAGCAGGGGTTCGGTGTCCGGTGCGCATTTGCTTGAGCGTATTTGAAGCTGCTTTGCCCAAAATTAACCAGAACCGTAATGTCGGTATTTGATGCAAGAGTTGGATAAAGAGGAGCACCAAATTCCTCAGACTTGCAATGGATTACTCTTACCACTTCTGAATCCACAGTGAAGAACACCTTTTTCTGGCTTGGATTGAACCCACAACCTATCACCTTGTCTCTCTGCCCCCATTCTGCCTTTTCTGATTCTAGCACAAGTTTAACTCCTGCAAGAGAGGGGGAGTCATGGGGAACGTTGCAGAAAGAAAATGAAGCTGAGAACTAGGAAATTAATAAAAGtgaaggaaaatatatatatatatatattctattccTAAGGGTACCAAACACCAATAGCCCAATAAAACATGTGCGCTCTCATCTCCTCTGACAGGAAAGGATTCCCATCATTTGAGGGTCACGTCCTGGTATATGTGCCGCTAGACTTGACTGGTGCATTGGCCTAAGGTTGAAGCTGTGTAGGAATACATCAATGGCGGGCTTCAAATCCTAGCATCTACCATTTGAATAGAAAAAAGGAGGATTGGTGGACCCTTAATTATTGACCTTTCATCTGTGATCTGTGTAGGAACTGGTGGGTTCCCACGTCGCACTTTACCATCTCATGAACTGTGGACAATATTTAACTGTAAACTGCTATTTCAATTCACCTACAGATTTTGTCTGCTGTTTGAAAATGTCCCAAGAGCTATGTTTTTGCTTAATTTGTTCACAGTGGTTAAAAATTGTGACGACAATCAGAAGAGAGAATTTACCGTCAAGGAAGACACAACCATTGGAGTTAAATCCAATGGATCCTGGGTAGGTGCCGGGAAGTTTCAAAGGAAGAAAACCTCCCCCTGTTAGCCCCAACGAAAGCTGCACAACCTCACTCGCGCTGTCTTCCACATTACTAATCCTCAATTCTTCTAGCTGCTTTTCGCCATGACTACCGGAAAAATGAACTAAAGATTCCGAATTAACTTTGGAATTCTCCTGGATTAGCTTCGTCCTCTCCCCTTCTGCAGAACTATTTCTTGCCTCCTGATCGTTCTCTCCACGAGACAAGACCGTAATTTCAAAATAAGCTTCTTGAGGGAAGGCGGAATTCCCCAAGGGAGGACCCGGCAAAGGCAAAGCCGTTCTGACTACAGACACAGGAGCCGTAGAATGATTGATTGTGTTGACCCTTTTCAATCCGACCTTCTGCATGAAATCTGCCGATCCCGGACAGATTTCCCACCCTAACTCCGCCTCCGAATCTCTTCCGGGATCACCGGCAACGCACAAACCCAACAGCGTCGATCGGGCGGACGAAGACGATGACGAATAGCCAGTGAAAGCGAATTGAGACCATCCATGCTCGACGGCGTCGGTGACCAGAGAGGGGTAATCTGCCCAATTGAACAGAGGAGGTTTCCCCGAAACCCCGCGTCGGAAAACGTAATAATTCGCTCTCCTCTTGTTCTCTGGATCAAGTTGGTGTCGAAGACTCGCGTGTTGTTGAAGCTTCGCTATACCCACTTCCAAGCTCTCTGCTCCAGTCCTGTTCGCATCTGCGATTCCTCTGTGCTTTTTCCAACAGCATCGCCGGATAAACAAAGTCAGAAGGGCAACAAGAACTCCGACACATACCGCCGCCACCGTAAAATGAATCCATCCAACCATCCCTTCTCCTCAAATTAGccactctctctccctccctccctcgtTCTCCAATGTTTATGCTATTGACTCTGTTTTTTGATGAATTGAAAAGGGTTGTCTAAGACATTTCTTTTCTCTGCGAAGAAAAGCGTATCGAAGGAGAAGAGACTGAGATTGTGACCAGAAAAAGATCGGAGGAGAGGGAAGCGTAGACTGAAGACCGGTTCAAGAAAGGCAAGCGTGGCGGATGACAACAGTGAAGCAGTAGCAAAGAAGGTAGCGTTGCTAATACTCAGTGGGGGCATTAACGTCTTCTCGGCGTCTCTCGTTAATTAATTTAGTACACCTTCCcttttctagatttcttcgttcAAAAACGCGCTTTGTTAATGCCCCCTGTTTTACAGATAACAGAGGCGGGGGTTGCGCTGACGTTTGCGCGCATAAGCACTTCTAGAAAGCCAAAACAAAAGGACTTATTTTGAACATAAATAGTGTTGCATTAAGTGCTTAATTGGGACTGGCTTCTGCGAAGCGTCAGTTTATTGTTTGTATTTGGGAGTTACGAACTGTAGTtctttaagaaaaagaagaggaaatttTTGAAAGCAATAAAAAAGAAATTGGACATgagaaaaaaagggaaagaatgGAGAATTTTGTGAAGAAAGTCTTTTAAGGGAACTTGTTAAGGtaccattttaataaatattattatattgtttgactttaaatgttttaatttcaatttaattGAATAATAATCTTTTTAAAATAGTAGTATTAACAAGGTCATCATGATTAATGACACTCATTAACAAGATTCAGAATAGGAAAAGGATTAAATGAAATCAAGGAATTTCTATATGGGGGGAAAATGGATATGTCATAAAAATTgaattatttccttttttttctttttttacacaGCATTGAAGATGACCTAgagttactaattttcccaaattgTTACCCAAAATAAAAGCATTTccaaataagagagagagagagagagagagagagagagagagagagagagagagagaatattaattataattattattgttttgtGGAGTGGTGGAATGCTGGTGCAGTGAGAAGAAGGTACGTGGGTGTGGGTTGGTTGGGGGGAGATTGGTAGCCACTAAGCACAGGGGAAGTACCAAAGCTTTATATGGGAGAGGTTTCTCCCATTCTGCATGCCACCACAGAAGTACCTAAAGGCGAATCCTTTAAGTCAACCCTTAAATACATTGTATTGTTGCCATCATTAGATGACAATCTATAATTCAACTCCGTAGTTCATACCCAGAAAAGTTTGGCTGCTTATTATGCCATTCATCATCTCCAACATTCTCtcatcacccaaaaaaaaaaacattcactCAAACACTTGTGGGGATAGTGCATGTACCCAATTCCATGGCAATCCACCTTGGATTGGCTCGGTCACTTTTCTTTACCTTTTTTTATTCTAGTGGGTAGGTGGGTGGCTAGCTTGAGGAATGGGGTTGGGATGCAATTTGCCCCAATCTAATTGGATTATCCGTAGTGGCAAATGGCAGAGTGGAGAAACAGGTCTGTCTGAAATAATTGTGATAAATTAAACAATAATAGCAAGAGGGAAACTGCTGCCCCACTTGCTCATAATCTAAAGAAAGACTTACATATCACGAAAGGAAGCAGAAACATTTTCTCCCAATACACTAAAAGCAGAAACATTTTCTCCCATACACTAAAATTATTTTGCATAAATAATATGATCTTCACATAAGTTTAAGCATAAGTTTTAAGTGACACAGTTTTAGAGAAGAAGGCATAATATTTTTGTAGcatctaaaattttcttttcgAATAACCCATTACCCAAAGACAAGTTAAGAAACAAGTAATCCATTTAAACTTTTTGAGTATGGACTTCAATTTTATCCAAGTACACTGCTTAAACATATGAACTCAAATATTAACGAAACATTTTATAATTATTCTATTCTATATTTATTATGGATggactttttatattttttatcattgACATAATAAGTGTCTTCACAGTAATTGATAAATCTATAATCAAACccttttgttttctttaaaaacctcattaaaaaaacaaaacataaacttttgtgcaccttttttttttggtcataCAAAGAGTAATCAAATTGTCCAATCTCTTTGGGAGGTTCAAATTTGTGTCTTGAAATGGATGCAATGGTACCATCCATCATAAAGAGTGGGAATAACAAGGAAGAAACAGGGTGGGCAAGGGCAACAGAAAGATGGGGTGTGGCCTCCCAATGTTGTCATGTAGGAAACGAACTCTCTCTTTGGCCTGCCCCCTAACCAATAACAAAAGACATcttaataaaggaaaagagaaagtaaaagaaggaaaaggtgAAACAACCATCCGGCATTAAAAGGTTTCATCACCTCCCCAGGCATCAAAGCCAGAGCTCCTCTGTTCCACGTTTGTCTCTCTTCTCCCAGACAGAGTTCTCTCCCAAAAATGATTGGCAGTAGGGTTTTAGAATTCACAGGGATAAATGGGACATGACGAAATTGAACTGATATGTCACCGGAGACATCAACAATGCGTCAGCACTCTCAGTCCCACCCTGTGAGCTTCAGCCCATGAGTTACAGTTGTTGCTCTGGGCTTTGCCAGGGCTTTgaaaggcaaaaactaaaatctTGAGATCTTAAACCTGGATTTcgaaaaaatttaatataaaattatactaaaatttatttaaatttatccaaattcaaatttaatgttcaaaattcatgctcccCATTACTTgtcaataatatttattattaggCATGAACTTAATTTTTGTACTTATTTACATGGAAAAAAGTGACAATATCCcaaggattattattattaataggTAAGTCTCTTTCCCCACGCTTTcatataaaaattttgattgCAGAATGAGTAGAATGGTTGACCTGTGAGTTATTGTAACCCATTTGTTCAAAATGGGGAGGGAGgtcaaaattaaataataagCAAAGGGCTGCAAACGATAATATATTTAATCATGGCTTCTAGATTGACTGTGGCTGGCTAGTTTGCTGATTTCAAATTCAGAGGTGGAGATGTCTGGATAGACAAGTCAGACCGCATCATATATTTCAGTGTCATGTCTCGCAATAATTAATGAGAAATTCCTTTCATTTTTAAAGAAAAGAAGAGTCAAAATTGACATAATTTCATTGAGTTGGACCTTCTCGGACATACAGAACGAATGAACGCATATAACCAACCACTGAACGTATCTTTTAATTGGGACAAAGGGAGCTGAAACTTGAAAGAGGGTTGTCAACCTTATTACTTTTTTTTATAGGCATATGCCAGTTGAGTGAGTCGATCGATTTCATAATTAACTAATTCTAGTGCATAGAATTGTTTATTGGAACGAATTATGTATTCAACAAGCACCCTGGGAGATTTAGAGTGTGCTTATTTAATCatcttttttatttgttttatacgAAGGTCAAATTtatgatttattttaaaataatgtgATTGTAAAGTGAATTTAAGAAGTACGGTAAAAAATAATATACGTAACAAAAAGAATTTTACGGAATTTTAGTTTTGGAGAATGTGCACCCACTAACACCCCCTTTTCGGACCGAGAGGAAACTTAATATGTGAATTTTAATGATTTCGGTCCTAAAGTTGGGTCACCATATAAGTGAGCGTAAGGAATAAGAATTCAAGATATACTTTATCTTAAATTCTGTTAAAGTGTCAAACCACCAAACAGCATGGTAAGGTATACTTCACCATGTGATCAACTTCAAGAGGCGCACgattagtcacgtgaaccgtaaaacggacacgtggatactcggtgcgtaatccaaaaaggTATACTTCACCTTATCCACTAAGCATGTTTGGAGTACAACATATTTACAACAAATGGTAACTAGGCCTGAGCAAATGCTTGAACTTGTTAGT
The sequence above is a segment of the Malania oleifera isolate guangnan ecotype guangnan chromosome 8, ASM2987363v1, whole genome shotgun sequence genome. Coding sequences within it:
- the LOC131162026 gene encoding uncharacterized protein LOC131162026, which gives rise to MVGWIHFTVAAVCVGVLVALLTLFIRRCCWKKHRGIADANRTGAESLEVGIAKLQQHASLRHQLDPENKRRANYYVFRRGVSGKPPLFNWADYPSLVTDAVEHGWSQFAFTGYSSSSSSARSTLLGLCVAGDPGRDSEAELGWEICPGSADFMQKVGLKRVNTINHSTAPVSVVRTALPLPGPPLGNSAFPQEAYFEITVLSRGENDQEARNSSAEGERTKLIQENSKVNSESLVHFSGSHGEKQLEELRISNVEDSASEVVQLSLGLTGGGFLPLKLPGTYPGSIGFNSNGCVFLDGVKLVLESEKAEWGQRDKVIGCGFNPSQKKVFFTVDSEVVRVIHCKSEEFGAPLYPTLASNTDITVLVNFGQSSFKYAQANAHRTPNPCFIGPLVNSPAAAAALGYEDSKELFSMGRIDSQWLNRSTTKTSLSNSNKNNKGADYDQESDTELFEIVLDSRGQSPNTIS